A portion of the Actomonas aquatica genome contains these proteins:
- a CDS encoding sugar phosphate isomerase/epimerase family protein, which yields MPRPVTLFTGQWADLPLEELAPLAKSMGYDGLELACWGDHFDVDAANAKYIKEKWELLADHGLTCFSISNHLVGQAICDNIDERHKAILSAEVWGDGKPEGVRKRAAKQLIKTAKAARKFFDAKPGAEKGAAVTVNGFTGSSIWHSLYAFPPTSMEYWQAGFADFAKRFGPIMDAFDKVNVNFGLEVHPTEIAFDIASARTALEALKGHKRFGFNYDPSHLGYQGVDYVKFLREFSDRIYHVHMKDVWWDHGNGDVGVFGGHTGFGDPRRFWDFRSVGRGDINFEEIIVALNDIGYAGPLSVEWEDIRMDRVQGGTESAAFCKQIDFSKSAVAFDAAFDKENQ from the coding sequence ATGCCCAGACCCGTCACCCTCTTCACCGGCCAGTGGGCCGACCTCCCCCTCGAAGAACTCGCGCCCCTCGCCAAGTCGATGGGCTACGACGGCCTCGAACTCGCCTGCTGGGGCGACCACTTCGATGTCGATGCCGCCAACGCCAAATACATTAAGGAAAAATGGGAGCTGCTCGCCGACCACGGCCTGACCTGCTTCTCCATCTCCAACCACCTCGTCGGCCAGGCCATCTGCGACAACATCGACGAGCGCCACAAGGCCATCCTCTCCGCCGAGGTCTGGGGCGACGGCAAACCCGAGGGCGTGCGTAAACGCGCCGCCAAACAACTCATCAAAACCGCCAAGGCCGCCCGCAAATTCTTCGACGCCAAACCCGGTGCCGAGAAGGGCGCCGCCGTCACCGTCAACGGCTTCACCGGCTCCTCCATCTGGCACTCCCTCTACGCTTTCCCGCCGACCTCGATGGAGTATTGGCAGGCCGGTTTCGCCGACTTCGCCAAGCGCTTCGGACCGATCATGGACGCCTTTGACAAGGTGAATGTGAACTTCGGTCTCGAGGTGCACCCGACCGAGATCGCGTTCGATATCGCCTCCGCCCGCACCGCCCTCGAGGCGCTCAAGGGTCACAAGCGTTTCGGCTTCAACTACGACCCCTCTCACCTCGGGTATCAGGGCGTCGACTACGTGAAGTTCCTCCGCGAGTTCAGCGACCGCATCTACCACGTGCACATGAAGGACGTCTGGTGGGATCACGGTAACGGCGACGTCGGCGTCTTCGGCGGTCACACCGGCTTCGGCGACCCGCGCCGCTTCTGGGACTTCCGCTCCGTCGGCCGCGGCGACATCAACTTCGAGGAGATCATCGTCGCCCTCAACGACATCGGCTACGCCGGTCCGCTCTCCGTCGAATGGGAAGACATCCGCATGGACCGTGTCCAGGGCGGCACCGAATCCGCCGCCTTCTGCAAGCAGATCGACTTCTCCAAGAGCGCCGTCGCCTTCGACGCCGCCTTCGACAAGGAAAACCAATAA
- a CDS encoding DUF2062 domain-containing protein — protein MDHDHHEHRKRRWARIRRVKALLRYTPRRARFHRYPVIGRFADVARKRAYLWSFRKEHVRPALYAGAIAALLPIMGVQVPVAFALALLLRSNVMILVGLQFITNPFTAAPLYYGTYQLGHWIILQSGFGVSTEVVPGDAGVPLEQTGGLDLHGPDELAWTQTLGTTFNSLVLGGVIAGALLGLILDIIWRNGVAQAEAHRVKVAERKRHSDSTPPVPPAE, from the coding sequence GTGGACCACGATCATCATGAGCACCGCAAACGCCGCTGGGCCCGCATTCGCCGGGTCAAGGCCTTGCTGCGTTACACGCCGCGCCGCGCCCGCTTTCACCGCTACCCGGTGATCGGCCGTTTCGCCGACGTTGCTCGTAAACGCGCCTACCTCTGGTCCTTCCGCAAGGAGCACGTGCGCCCTGCCCTCTACGCCGGCGCGATCGCGGCCTTGTTGCCCATCATGGGCGTGCAGGTCCCGGTGGCCTTTGCCCTCGCTCTGCTCCTGCGCAGCAACGTGATGATCCTCGTCGGCCTGCAGTTCATCACCAACCCATTCACCGCCGCGCCGCTCTACTACGGCACCTACCAACTCGGCCACTGGATCATCCTCCAGTCCGGTTTTGGCGTCAGCACCGAGGTCGTGCCCGGCGACGCGGGTGTCCCGCTCGAGCAGACCGGCGGACTCGATCTGCACGGTCCCGATGAGCTCGCTTGGACCCAAACGCTCGGCACCACGTTCAACTCTCTCGTGCTCGGCGGCGTGATCGCCGGCGCGCTGCTCGGCCTCATTCTGGACATCATCTGGCGCAACGGCGTCGCCCAGGCCGAGGCCCATCGCGTGAAGGTGGCCGAACGCAAACGCCATTCCGACTCGACCCCTCCCGTGCCCCCCGCAGAGTGA
- a CDS encoding Gfo/Idh/MocA family protein: MSKKIAIIGAGGMAAYHINGFRSAGADVVAMADVNHAAAQATAAKHGIDKTFGDVAEMLSALPELDGVSVIVPNKFHAPLALQALQAGKNVFCEKPPALNATEMAELKAAAESAGKTLMFNFNNRARPESYAMRGYVNDGSIGTINSCQAKWIRRAGIPGFGGWFTNKALAGGGPLIDLLHMVDLGLHFMGYPEPAHILARTYNDHIDDKAFKGPWGIPDNAKGVNDVEAAAHGFVTFTTGQSLSFQISWAEMNEREECSCTFQGSKAGGMVRRLFGVDGLDETSIDACQLYTTENGVQVNRDVKVATDETMGRERSAANFIKTLTGEEAPLNTPAEALSLMKIIDGAYASAASGQPIAL; this comes from the coding sequence ATGAGTAAAAAAATCGCCATCATCGGCGCCGGCGGCATGGCCGCCTATCATATCAACGGCTTCCGCTCCGCCGGGGCCGATGTCGTCGCCATGGCCGACGTGAATCACGCCGCCGCCCAGGCCACCGCCGCCAAGCACGGCATCGACAAAACCTTCGGCGACGTCGCCGAGATGCTCAGCGCCCTGCCCGAACTCGACGGTGTTTCCGTCATCGTGCCGAACAAGTTCCACGCTCCGCTCGCGCTCCAGGCTCTGCAGGCCGGCAAGAACGTCTTCTGCGAAAAGCCGCCCGCGCTCAACGCCACTGAAATGGCGGAGCTCAAGGCTGCGGCCGAGTCCGCCGGCAAGACCCTCATGTTCAACTTCAACAACCGCGCCCGGCCCGAAAGCTACGCCATGCGCGGTTACGTGAACGACGGTTCCATCGGCACCATCAACTCCTGCCAGGCCAAGTGGATTCGCCGCGCCGGCATTCCTGGTTTCGGCGGCTGGTTCACCAACAAGGCCCTCGCCGGTGGCGGTCCGCTCATCGACCTGCTGCACATGGTTGACCTCGGCCTGCACTTCATGGGTTACCCGGAGCCGGCGCACATCCTCGCCCGCACCTACAACGATCACATCGACGACAAGGCCTTCAAGGGCCCGTGGGGCATCCCCGACAACGCCAAGGGCGTGAACGACGTCGAAGCCGCCGCGCATGGATTTGTCACCTTCACCACCGGCCAGTCCCTCTCCTTCCAGATCTCCTGGGCCGAGATGAACGAGCGCGAAGAATGCTCCTGCACTTTCCAAGGCTCCAAGGCCGGCGGCATGGTGCGACGCCTCTTCGGGGTCGACGGACTCGATGAAACCTCCATCGACGCCTGCCAGCTCTACACCACCGAAAACGGCGTGCAGGTGAACCGCGACGTAAAGGTCGCCACCGACGAAACGATGGGCCGCGAGCGTTCCGCCGCCAACTTCATCAAAACCCTCACCGGCGAAGAAGCCCCGCTCAACACCCCGGCCGAAGCCCTCTCGCTGATGAAGATCATCGACGGCGCCTACGCCTCCGCCGCCTCCGGCCAACCCATCGCCCTCTGA
- a CDS encoding ABC transporter ATP-binding protein produces the protein MTAALTATQLTRRFGRTTAIDQIDLVVPTGSIFALLGPNGAGKSTCLKLWLNLLRPTAGEATLLGRSSRSLRAADFERIGYVAEGQDLPLWMTVDRFIAYCRAFYPRWDHALEKRLRDLFDLPGARQLKHLSRGMRMKAALLSTLSFRPEILLLDEPFSGLDPLVRDELVAALLELPGTDRPATVVISTHDLDDVQRLIDHVAFLHDGRLLLSESLDALTARHRAIEISAEQPLTPPTAPPGAAWQRIEQPFPRALRAIDTRWDPATSPTALRAAFPGAHIEDRPLSLRELFLLLARRVKTPSVR, from the coding sequence ATGACCGCCGCCCTCACCGCCACCCAACTCACCCGGCGTTTCGGTCGCACCACCGCCATCGATCAAATCGATCTGGTCGTGCCGACCGGCTCCATTTTTGCCCTGCTCGGCCCCAACGGTGCCGGCAAAAGCACCTGCCTCAAACTGTGGCTCAACCTTCTGCGTCCGACCGCCGGCGAAGCCACCTTGCTCGGCCGTTCTTCGCGCTCGCTGAGGGCCGCCGATTTCGAACGCATCGGCTACGTGGCCGAGGGTCAGGACCTGCCGCTGTGGATGACCGTCGACCGCTTCATCGCCTACTGCCGCGCCTTCTACCCGCGCTGGGACCACGCCTTGGAAAAACGCCTGCGCGACCTCTTCGACCTGCCCGGCGCGCGCCAGCTCAAACACCTTTCGCGCGGCATGCGCATGAAGGCCGCGTTGCTTTCCACGCTCTCCTTCCGGCCCGAGATCCTGTTGCTCGACGAACCGTTCTCCGGCCTCGATCCGCTGGTGCGGGACGAACTCGTCGCCGCCTTGCTGGAACTGCCGGGCACCGACCGCCCCGCGACCGTGGTGATCTCGACCCACGACCTCGACGACGTGCAACGCCTCATCGATCACGTCGCGTTTCTGCACGACGGACGCCTCCTGCTCAGCGAAAGCCTCGATGCGCTGACCGCCCGCCACCGCGCCATCGAAATCAGCGCCGAGCAACCACTCACGCCCCCTACCGCACCACCCGGCGCGGCGTGGCAACGGATCGAACAACCCTTCCCGCGGGCGCTCCGCGCCATCGACACCCGTTGGGATCCCGCCACGAGTCCGACCGCCCTGCGCGCCGCCTTTCCCGGCGCCCATATCGAAGACCGCCCACTCTCGCTGCGGGAGCTCTTCCTCCTTCTCGCCCGCCGCGTCAAAACCCCGTCCGTCCGATGA
- a CDS encoding glycerate kinase, with amino-acid sequence MRVLIAFDKFKDALTAPEACSLATATLQEVRPDWHADPCPLADGGEGFATILTAAAGGSWHPVEATGPRGKIAPAGFGLVDTAKLSAAAHARLDLGAARSLAVIEMASASGLQSLAPADRDPWQTDTRGTGQLIRAAIDAGAEALLLGVGGSATHDVGIGALTALGWQALRADGSPIERVCPAGWGELAQLVPSLLTLPPIRIACDVANPLLGERGAATVFGPQKGLQPADLPRLEAETARVATLLGTAAGRPGLESTPGAGAAGGIAYGLLTAANAQLVPGFDLVEDWLELSQRISAAELVITGEGRFDESSLEGKGPGALARRALDEGKQVWVLAGAVDVPSPPVGITLAAVTPPGTPLAEALPATATNLARTLRQQLAPAPTD; translated from the coding sequence ATGCGTGTGCTGATTGCTTTCGACAAATTTAAAGACGCCCTCACCGCCCCCGAGGCCTGCTCCCTCGCCACCGCCACGCTCCAGGAGGTGCGCCCCGACTGGCACGCCGATCCATGTCCGCTGGCCGATGGCGGCGAAGGGTTTGCCACCATCCTCACTGCCGCCGCCGGCGGTTCCTGGCATCCGGTCGAGGCCACCGGCCCCCGCGGAAAAATCGCTCCGGCCGGCTTCGGTCTGGTCGACACCGCCAAACTCAGCGCCGCCGCCCACGCCCGCCTCGACCTCGGCGCGGCTCGCTCTCTCGCCGTCATCGAAATGGCCAGCGCCAGCGGCCTGCAATCGCTCGCCCCCGCCGACCGTGATCCGTGGCAGACCGACACGCGCGGCACCGGCCAACTCATCCGCGCCGCCATCGATGCTGGCGCCGAAGCCCTCCTGCTCGGCGTCGGCGGCAGTGCCACCCACGATGTCGGCATCGGCGCGCTCACCGCGCTCGGTTGGCAGGCCCTGCGCGCCGACGGTTCGCCCATCGAACGCGTCTGCCCGGCTGGTTGGGGCGAGCTCGCTCAACTCGTCCCCTCCCTGCTGACCTTGCCGCCCATCCGCATCGCCTGCGACGTCGCCAACCCGCTGCTCGGCGAGCGCGGCGCCGCCACCGTTTTTGGCCCGCAAAAGGGTCTGCAACCCGCCGATCTGCCCCGCCTCGAAGCCGAAACCGCCCGCGTCGCCACCCTCCTCGGCACCGCCGCCGGACGGCCCGGACTCGAGTCGACGCCCGGTGCCGGAGCCGCCGGCGGCATCGCTTACGGTCTGCTCACCGCCGCCAACGCCCAACTTGTGCCCGGTTTCGACCTCGTGGAGGATTGGCTGGAGCTCAGCCAACGCATCTCCGCCGCCGAGCTCGTGATCACCGGCGAAGGGCGTTTCGACGAGAGTTCGCTTGAGGGCAAAGGTCCCGGCGCCCTCGCCCGCCGCGCCCTCGACGAAGGCAAGCAGGTCTGGGTGCTGGCCGGCGCGGTCGACGTGCCGTCACCACCCGTCGGCATCACGCTCGCGGCCGTCACACCACCCGGCACGCCGCTGGCCGAGGCCCTGCCCGCCACGGCCACCAACCTCGCCCGCACCCTGCGCCAACAGCTCGCCCCCGCCCCCACGGACTGA
- a CDS encoding GntR family transcriptional regulator, whose translation MLPFTVQFRPDQPPYEQVVFAVKKAVFTGVLRPGDKFPSVRTLSQELRINPNTAHKVVAQLTAEGLLQVHPGIGTIVQKPSPSAAAERRRWLETELERLVVEARHLGIGDDQLRAALERQLTSTPPPSSTP comes from the coding sequence TTGCTGCCCTTCACGGTTCAATTTCGCCCCGACCAGCCGCCCTACGAACAGGTGGTCTTTGCGGTCAAAAAGGCCGTCTTCACCGGCGTCCTGCGACCGGGCGACAAGTTCCCTTCGGTGCGCACCCTCAGCCAGGAGCTGCGCATCAACCCCAACACCGCCCACAAGGTCGTCGCCCAGCTCACCGCCGAGGGTCTGCTGCAAGTTCACCCGGGCATCGGCACGATCGTGCAAAAGCCCTCCCCCTCCGCCGCCGCCGAACGCCGCCGCTGGCTCGAGACCGAGCTCGAACGCCTCGTCGTCGAAGCCCGCCACCTCGGTATCGGCGACGACCAGCTTCGCGCCGCCCTCGAGCGCCAGCTGACGTCCACTCCGCCCCCTTCCTCCACCCCATGA
- a CDS encoding RNA polymerase sigma factor, whose protein sequence is MPEAEHDPDLADLSDLRRGDPAALRRVMDRWATRLHAFAWRYLQHNTDAHEIAMETFVRLHRAAPRLRDDTRLGAWLFTATANLCRNRLRWRRRHPGDSWEEMTELGEPAGTQPISTQPHDPAVAAERDDRADALVSAIDQLPHRLKSVVLLHHFDGLSYIEIGEIVGCSPRGVETRLYRARQKLRERLTARLSD, encoded by the coding sequence ATGCCCGAGGCCGAGCACGATCCCGATCTCGCCGATCTGAGCGACCTGCGTCGCGGCGATCCCGCCGCCCTGCGCCGCGTGATGGATCGCTGGGCGACGCGCTTGCATGCCTTTGCTTGGCGCTACCTGCAGCACAACACCGATGCGCACGAGATCGCCATGGAAACCTTTGTTCGCCTGCACCGTGCCGCGCCGCGGCTGCGCGACGACACGCGTCTCGGTGCCTGGCTCTTCACCGCCACCGCCAACCTCTGCCGTAACCGACTTCGTTGGCGCCGTCGCCACCCCGGCGACAGTTGGGAGGAAATGACCGAGCTCGGTGAACCGGCCGGCACCCAACCGATCAGCACCCAACCCCACGATCCGGCGGTCGCCGCCGAGCGCGACGACCGCGCCGACGCCCTCGTGTCCGCCATCGATCAACTGCCCCATCGCCTCAAAAGTGTCGTGCTGCTGCATCATTTCGACGGACTCAGCTACATCGAGATCGGCGAGATCGTCGGCTGCAGTCCGCGCGGCGTGGAAACCCGCCTCTACCGCGCCCGCCAAAAACTCCGCGAACGGCTCACCGCCCGCCTCAGCGACTGA
- a CDS encoding SAM-dependent methyltransferase, which translates to MLCRCQPGFEDLLVEELAATGGREQARGGGWVRVEGGAPDDLCFAHAAWLEPVRVAGGSVNQLAGAVLDYFLGALQGERIDAAWPCVFATASGLDGLGRRAAAVEKAFLPLLKKRLGRVARLAEPDVPAGVGPVRGLFVFFTDFGEAWVAREIVRGGQRRMADDSQAPSRSYLKVEEAYGVLGYEPARGETVVDLGAAPGGWSYSAAKRGARVIAIDNGPMKGGALDHPLIDHRREDAFGYRPAAGEVVDWLFCDLVEEPHHVARNLIAPWLVNGWCRNFVVILKFGRVNPVALLREMTKADSPFVAHTTGLRVRHLWHDREEFTLVGSVAK; encoded by the coding sequence ATGTTGTGTCGTTGCCAACCTGGATTTGAGGACTTGCTGGTGGAGGAGCTCGCCGCGACGGGCGGGCGTGAGCAGGCGCGCGGGGGCGGTTGGGTGCGGGTTGAAGGCGGCGCGCCGGATGATCTGTGTTTTGCGCACGCGGCGTGGCTGGAGCCGGTGCGGGTGGCGGGCGGCTCGGTCAATCAACTGGCGGGCGCGGTGCTCGATTATTTTCTGGGCGCGCTGCAGGGCGAACGCATCGATGCGGCCTGGCCGTGTGTGTTTGCGACCGCGAGTGGCTTGGACGGACTCGGTCGGCGGGCGGCGGCGGTGGAGAAAGCGTTTTTGCCGCTGTTGAAAAAGCGGCTGGGCCGAGTGGCGCGGTTGGCGGAGCCGGATGTGCCGGCGGGGGTCGGGCCGGTGCGCGGCCTGTTTGTGTTTTTTACCGACTTTGGCGAGGCGTGGGTGGCGCGGGAAATCGTGCGGGGCGGGCAGCGCCGCATGGCCGACGACTCGCAGGCGCCGTCGCGCAGTTACCTCAAGGTGGAGGAGGCGTATGGGGTGCTCGGATACGAGCCGGCGCGGGGCGAGACGGTGGTCGACCTGGGCGCGGCTCCGGGGGGCTGGAGTTACAGTGCAGCCAAGCGCGGGGCGCGGGTCATCGCGATCGACAACGGGCCGATGAAAGGCGGCGCGCTGGACCATCCGCTGATCGATCATCGGCGGGAGGACGCCTTTGGCTACCGGCCGGCGGCGGGCGAGGTGGTGGACTGGCTCTTCTGCGACCTGGTGGAGGAACCGCATCACGTGGCGCGCAATCTCATTGCGCCGTGGCTAGTGAATGGCTGGTGCCGCAATTTTGTGGTGATCCTGAAATTTGGCCGAGTGAACCCGGTGGCCCTGTTGCGCGAGATGACCAAGGCGGACTCGCCCTTCGTGGCGCACACGACCGGTTTGCGGGTGCGGCATCTGTGGCACGACCGGGAGGAGTTCACGTTGGTCGGTTCGGTGGCCAAGTAA
- a CDS encoding energy transducer TonB, whose translation MFWRRLIPLICLLAAPVGAAELEGDQPIEVIPVQPEYPREAKLRRMDGYARAVIEVDEQGQLVDYLIVEASHDYFVEGAINLIKHSIYRPAMVDGRPVPLRAELPIEFTVDGITINSDFQSIVDLYLQGGHARDRQTVFQATLQELDAIPVPIAVAAPSFPSELAQQGIVGKVVIDFFIDQAGKVRMPAIAAKDHEQLGTLALEAVRTWRFEPPLRDGHPVIVRVRQEFMFREGGVVAPSTP comes from the coding sequence ATGTTTTGGCGTCGTCTCATCCCGTTGATTTGTCTGTTGGCCGCTCCGGTTGGAGCGGCGGAATTGGAGGGGGACCAACCGATCGAGGTGATCCCGGTGCAGCCGGAATACCCGCGGGAGGCGAAGCTGCGGCGCATGGATGGTTATGCGAGGGCGGTGATCGAAGTGGATGAGCAGGGGCAACTGGTCGACTACCTGATCGTCGAAGCGTCGCATGACTACTTCGTCGAGGGCGCGATCAACCTGATCAAACACTCGATCTATCGGCCGGCGATGGTGGACGGGCGACCGGTGCCGTTGCGGGCGGAGTTGCCGATCGAGTTCACGGTCGACGGCATCACCATCAACTCGGATTTCCAATCCATCGTGGACCTGTATTTGCAGGGTGGGCACGCCCGCGATCGGCAGACGGTTTTTCAGGCCACGCTGCAGGAGCTCGATGCCATCCCGGTGCCCATCGCGGTGGCGGCGCCGTCGTTTCCGAGTGAGTTGGCGCAACAGGGTATCGTGGGCAAAGTGGTGATCGATTTCTTCATCGATCAGGCGGGCAAAGTGCGCATGCCGGCGATCGCCGCCAAGGATCACGAACAGCTCGGCACACTGGCGCTGGAGGCGGTGCGCACCTGGCGCTTTGAGCCGCCGCTGCGCGACGGCCATCCGGTGATCGTGCGCGTGCGACAGGAGTTCATGTTCCGCGAAGGCGGCGTGGTGGCCCCGTCGACGCCGTAG
- a CDS encoding Gfo/Idh/MocA family protein: MKLNRKLRMGMVGGGRGAFIGAVHRMAANLDGQIELVAGCFSSDPKKSKLSGQDFFLDPKRVYASYAEMAAAEAALPEDERIDFVSIVTRNNTHFAVAKTFLEAGIHVICDKPLCFTVKEGRALKKIIEKTGKVFALTHNYTGYPMVKEARDWVQQGKLGRLLKIVVEYPQGYAITAIEEKGDGAISNWRMDPSTAGVSNCMGDIGTHAHNLARYITGLEVEEICAELSTFIPGRPLDDDGNCLVRFSDGVKGILFASQISNGDENNLNIRVYGTKGGLEWHQENPNELIFKRADAPPQVHRRGNGYLGAAAQGATRTPFAHPEGFIEAFANVYLAASDAIADAIKGRKPPKKGYDFPTVDDGIAGMLFIETVVKSSQKGARWTKFPKV, encoded by the coding sequence ATGAAACTTAACCGCAAACTCCGCATGGGCATGGTCGGCGGTGGCCGCGGTGCCTTTATCGGCGCCGTGCATCGCATGGCCGCCAACCTCGACGGCCAGATCGAACTCGTCGCCGGCTGCTTCTCCTCCGACCCGAAGAAGTCCAAACTCTCCGGTCAGGACTTCTTCCTCGACCCGAAACGCGTCTACGCGTCCTACGCGGAAATGGCCGCCGCCGAAGCCGCGCTGCCGGAAGACGAACGCATCGACTTCGTTTCCATCGTCACGCGCAACAACACCCACTTTGCGGTCGCCAAAACCTTCCTCGAAGCTGGCATCCACGTCATCTGCGACAAGCCGCTCTGCTTCACCGTCAAAGAAGGCCGCGCCCTCAAGAAGATCATCGAAAAGACCGGCAAGGTCTTCGCCCTCACCCACAACTACACCGGCTACCCAATGGTGAAGGAAGCCCGCGACTGGGTGCAGCAGGGCAAACTCGGCAGGCTGCTCAAGATCGTCGTCGAATACCCGCAGGGTTACGCCATCACCGCCATCGAGGAAAAGGGCGACGGCGCCATCTCCAACTGGCGCATGGACCCCTCCACCGCCGGCGTCTCCAACTGCATGGGCGACATCGGCACCCACGCCCACAACCTCGCCCGCTATATCACCGGGCTCGAGGTCGAGGAGATCTGCGCCGAGCTTTCCACCTTCATCCCGGGCCGCCCGCTCGACGATGACGGCAACTGCCTCGTCCGTTTCTCCGACGGCGTGAAAGGCATCCTCTTCGCCTCGCAGATTTCCAACGGCGATGAGAACAACCTCAACATTCGCGTCTACGGCACCAAGGGCGGACTCGAGTGGCATCAGGAAAACCCCAACGAGCTCATCTTCAAACGCGCCGACGCCCCGCCCCAGGTGCATCGCCGCGGCAACGGTTACCTCGGTGCCGCCGCCCAAGGCGCGACCCGCACGCCCTTCGCTCACCCGGAGGGATTCATCGAAGCCTTTGCCAACGTCTACCTCGCCGCCTCCGACGCCATTGCCGACGCCATCAAGGGCCGCAAACCGCCGAAGAAGGGCTACGACTTCCCCACGGTCGACGACGGCATCGCCGGCATGCTCTTCATCGAAACCGTCGTGAAGAGCTCCCAAAAAGGCGCCCGCTGGACCAAGTTCCCGAAGGTCTGA
- a CDS encoding DUF1343 domain-containing protein, whose product MFGRSHSRPWFSLLPLVGLLLAGFVGCAAGGPSPRANTAAAGATRAAPTPPPAAQASNPATPQRAYPVMLGIDVLEANRFEQLRGKRVGLLTHPAGVNRRGESTVDVLRRAPGVNLVALFGPEHGIYGDEKANVPVDDRIDPRTGLPVFSLYGKYRKPTPKMLEGLDALVVDLQDIGTRSYTYVSCMRLAMTACFEQGVEFIVLDRPNPLGGLKVDGPPLDAQWKSYVGAFRVPYVHGLTIAELARMSRFAPGVLDLDDATRNAGKLTIVPMRGWTRAMRWPETGLKWVPTSPMIPDFAAVVGYPMVGLGTYLGDFSHGVGVDYPFRGIAHRGTRIDQLESLLRAMNVPGIAVQRVRATTREGKPTEGLYLRVADWAQWNPVEMNFHLMRLACALEPTNPFADAKDSEAGLFIKHMGSEAFFNAIKRDGADIDLDHWLATWRRQADIYQRQSQRYWIYR is encoded by the coding sequence ATGTTCGGACGCTCCCACTCCCGCCCCTGGTTCTCCCTCCTGCCGCTCGTCGGCCTCCTCCTCGCCGGCTTTGTCGGCTGCGCCGCCGGCGGGCCTTCCCCCCGCGCCAATACCGCCGCCGCCGGAGCCACCCGCGCCGCACCGACGCCCCCGCCCGCCGCCCAGGCCAGCAACCCCGCCACGCCCCAACGCGCCTATCCGGTCATGCTCGGCATCGATGTGCTGGAGGCCAACCGCTTCGAACAACTCCGCGGCAAACGCGTCGGCCTGCTCACCCACCCCGCCGGCGTCAACCGCCGCGGCGAGAGCACGGTCGATGTCCTGCGCCGTGCACCCGGCGTAAACCTCGTTGCCCTCTTCGGTCCCGAGCACGGCATCTACGGCGACGAAAAAGCCAATGTGCCCGTCGACGATCGCATCGACCCTCGCACCGGCCTGCCTGTTTTTTCCCTCTACGGTAAATACCGCAAACCCACCCCGAAGATGCTCGAAGGGCTCGATGCCCTCGTCGTCGACCTGCAGGACATCGGCACCCGCAGCTACACCTACGTGAGCTGCATGCGCCTCGCCATGACCGCCTGCTTTGAGCAGGGCGTGGAGTTCATCGTGCTCGACCGCCCCAACCCTCTCGGCGGGCTCAAGGTCGACGGTCCGCCGCTCGACGCCCAGTGGAAGAGTTACGTGGGCGCCTTCCGCGTGCCCTACGTGCATGGCCTCACCATCGCCGAACTCGCCCGCATGTCCCGCTTCGCGCCGGGTGTGCTCGACCTCGACGACGCCACCCGCAACGCCGGCAAACTCACCATCGTCCCCATGCGCGGTTGGACGCGCGCCATGCGCTGGCCCGAGACCGGACTCAAATGGGTGCCCACCTCGCCCATGATCCCCGACTTCGCCGCCGTTGTCGGTTATCCGATGGTGGGGCTCGGGACCTACCTCGGCGACTTCAGTCACGGCGTCGGCGTCGATTATCCCTTCCGCGGCATCGCCCATCGTGGCACCCGCATCGATCAACTCGAGTCTTTGCTGCGCGCCATGAACGTGCCCGGCATCGCCGTGCAACGGGTGCGCGCCACCACGCGCGAGGGCAAACCCACCGAGGGCCTCTACCTGCGCGTCGCCGACTGGGCCCAATGGAATCCGGTGGAAATGAACTTCCACCTCATGCGTCTTGCCTGCGCGCTCGAGCCCACCAACCCGTTTGCCGACGCCAAGGACTCCGAGGCCGGACTCTTCATCAAACACATGGGCTCCGAGGCCTTCTTTAACGCCATCAAACGCGACGGCGCCGACATCGATCTCGACCACTGGCTCGCCACCTGGCGCCGCCAAGCCGACATATACCAGCGCCAAAGCCAGCGCTACTGGATCTACCGGTAG